GGTTTACGGTTTCGACACCGGCTTCGTCTGCTGCCATCGTGGGTGGCATGACCTGCGCGAAGAAGACATGGGACAACTCTGGGAACATTACGTCCTGAACGAGATTCAGAGTATTCTCCAAACCAGGACAGTTCGGTACTGGCGTGACAAACGAGGGCACGAAGTGGATTTCGTCTACTCCGTGCGAGGACAGTCTCCGGCAGCTATCGAATGCAAATGGTCAGCAGATGGGTTCGATTCCAGGAATCTTCAGGCGTTTCGGAGACAATATCCAATCGGTCCAAACTATGTTGTGGCAAACGACGTGACCCGCAGCTACCGAAAGAAGTGCGGCGATATCGAAGTCCAGTTCGTCGGTCTTTCCGGTCTCGTGGCGAATCTAGAGCGGTAGGCGTTGCGGCGACACAGCAATGCAACTGGCTCCCCGGGCTGGATTCGAACCAGCAACCAATCGGCAACTATACTCGTTGTGTGAAAGGGCGGAGGATACAACAGTTTCAATGACCGCTTTCGGGATGACTGCTATAGTTTGAATCAGGATGCAAAAGGCCATGCCGGACTGACTTACGCTTGGCCTATGCCCGCCCTCAAGTTGACAATGTTATTAGAAACACTATAATACATTTTACATTCCTTGAGAGGAACAGTTCATGAAATCATTGGGCCGTGACTTTCTCGAACAGCAGGCGATTCCGATTGAGATGGGAGGGATGATTCAAGCCCTGGGTGAATTCAAAGGGCGCCAAGACCTCTTTCATCATCAGACCCCCCCGGTGCTCGAATCATTACGCCAGGTGGCGATTATCGAGAGCACGGAATCTTCCAACAGAATTGAGGGGGTGACAGTTGCTCCTGAACGCTTCAAAGAACTGATGCTACGCCCGAGAAGACCGAAAGACCGGTCCGAAGCCGAGATTCTTGGATACCGGAACATTCTTTCGCAGATCCACACGACCCCGGGCCGTTTTGCCATTGATGAAATGACCATCCGCAAGCTCCATAGCGAAATTTATGCTCAGACTGATATCCCTTCAGGCCATTGGAAGAAACGGGATAACACCGTTGAGGAAAAGCTTCCTAATGGCCGTTGGATAACTCGATTCGTTCCTGTTTCGGCGCGGAACACTCCTTCCTACATGGAGGAGCTGTGCAAACGATTCAACCGTCTTTGGGACGAAGGACGCATCAGCCCGCTCTTACTGATTCCCGCATTCATTCTCGACTTCCTCTGTGTCCATCCGTTCACCGATGGTAATGGCCGAGTGTCACGACTTCTGACCGTGCTTCTTTTGCATCAGTCCGGCTATGGCGTGGGTCGTTACATCAGTCTGGAGCGGTTGACCGAGCAGTCCAAAGAGACGTATTACGAGGCTCTCCGGATGTCTTCCGAAGGTTGGCATGAGGATCACCATCGTCTGAAACCATGGTGGGAGTATTCTCTGGGCGTACTGATCGGAGCTTATCGTGAGTTTGAAGAACGGGTGGGAACTGTCACAAAGGCCCGGGGAGCGAAAACCTCCTTTGTCGAGCAAGCGGTTGATAGGCTTCCCTCGACTTTTGGAATCGGTGACCTCGAGCGGGCCTGTCCCTCAGTAAGCCGGGACATGATTCGTGTGGTGCTAAACCGTCTTCGCAAAGAAGGAAAGCTTTCGTGCAAAAGCACTGGCAGAAAAGCCCTCTGGGAGAAACGTGGTAGTAACACCCCTAAACGTGGTAATAAACGTGGTAATGATTAGACCTGCTACGCTGGGAAGCCAAATGGGCGGCAGTCCCTCCCTTGAGAGCCAAGATTGGGCCGAGCGGGTGAAGTTCGCCATTTCTTATGTAGTAGTGAATGCGCCTTTCTAGAAGAGCCGGATTGGTCTCTCCCGAAACCAGAAGAATGTCCCTGAAAGTAAAGACAGTATTTCGCGAACGAAGAATGCTTATGATGTTGGCTTTTTCCATAGATATAGGCTGAAGGTTACACCTGATGTTACCTCTGGTTCAAATGTTGTCAAGAGACAAGTTGGAGCGTCACAAGGCAGAATGCGCCCAGCCGTCTGAGAATCGTTTTCCGCGAGTCAAAGGAACGTATCAGGGGCAATTCGGGAGGCGGGGAATGTCGCTAACCGTGGACGGCGTCAGGCGTTTCAAGACTTCGCGTCTGTCAATCTGGCTCCCCGGGCTGGATTCGAACCAGCGACCAATCGGTTACAGTGCCCCCAAAATTTCTTCTGGGACTGGACTATCTCATCATCCGCTTCGGGATGTCGGGCGCTTGTGGGGCTTATTGGCAGGGGTCCTCAGCCCTTAGTCTCTGCACGTTCCTGCTTACAGCGACCCCCTTCAGCAGGCTTCGCTCAGGGTTACCAGTTCTTTGGCTGCCCAAAGACTTGAGGCTTCCCTGAATTCACCCGATTTTCCATCCTGACTCTCGTCAGGACGCTGCGATCTGGCGTCACAGCCGATTGCTCTACCACTGAGCTACCGAGGAACCGTTGTTGTTAATCTATAGAAGAAGGGGGCGCCTGTCAAGAATGCACGTCCCCCTCACCTCAGTCCTCTCCCCGATGGGGAGAGGAAGATAAGAAGACCTATCTCACCAGTACGACTCTTTGGTCTGCGGTTGTCTCCTTTGTTTTGAATCTCAATAGATAGATTCCGGTTGCGAGTTTTCTTCCGGCCATGTCAGTCCCATCCCAGGTGAAGGAGTAGGTGCCGGGACCCTTGGTGCCAAGGTCACTCCTCCGGATCAGTCTGCCCGCCACATCGAATATGGTGACAGTGACCGGTGACTTAAACGGCATCGAGTAATCAAGCGATACGCCGTCTCCCGATGGATTGGGATACGCAGGCGACACTTTCCAGGTCAATCTTTCACTCGCGGATGGCGCGGCGGGCTCATCGCGGGTAACTTCGGTCGGCTCGTAAGGAGCCTTCACCTCAAAGCTAATCCCGCCCGTTGTCATGATGAATCCGCCTTCGTAAACGCGGGTGGGTATAGAATCGTTCTGGCAATAGGAATCGCACCCTGCGAACGGATTGAGAAGCTCTTCCTCAATTGTCACAACTCCCGTCGGTCCGTGGATACCGTCGGGTCTCACGGTCACAACAGCCGTCATTTCGGCACGGCCAGCCACGTCCAAAGTTTCCCCAAGCGCCGGGTAGCATTCTAGCTGCCATCCCTCTGGCAATGTGTTCCGTGCCAAGGACAGAACTATCCTCTTCGCCTGCGTTTCAGGATTAGAGACCCTGAAACGAAGCTCCATTGGTTCACCGGCCATGGATTCAGCTTTATGATAGTTTTCGATGCCAACGTGGAAGTCATCCGTAAGCCAGCCGCTTTCTATCGGACTGCCATTCGCCTCCATCGTGGCGAATATCTTCCAGTGAGGCTGCCCGAAACAATTCATTCCGGGGTTCATGAAGAGAACAGGACCCACCAGGGCAGTATCCCCCGGTGCAAGGTAGCTCCAGCTTGCACTTCCGACATAGTGGAGACTCGTGTCGGCAGCCGATGCAATTGTGGAAGGCGTCCCATAGTAGAATCTCACCAGGATGTTGTTCACATGCATGGTCCCGGAGTTGTGAACCCTGGCATAGAGTTCGGCGGTGGTGTAAAGGCCTTGCTTTCCGTCAACACCCGGAGAAAGCCCTCCAGCTTCGTTGACCTTGATGCCGCTTCCCGAACCCGAACCCGAACCTCCATCTCCCCACGCGCCCTCGCCGCCAGACATAGCCCGACCTGGATCGGCACGGCACATTCCGGCCCACAGAATCGGCAGCTCATCACCGTCCAGAGTTATCCTTGAACCATATCCTTTGCCGTATTCAACGTACTGTGGAGTCTCAGACCCGGCATCGGCATACTCATCATTCACCTCGGCGTATTTGAATGCTTCCTTGAAACTCACATAGCCATCGTCGTTCGTATCGGCTCTCGTGGTGTCGCCTTCAGGATGCGCGCCATTCATGGCAGCAATCCAGTAGTATGAGAATGCGGTGTAGCAGTTCGACTTGTAACGTCCCTCCTCACCTCGATCGCCCCCGTCCCATGAAGAACCCTCGGTAGCTTTAGCCGCGCTGCATACAGCCCTCTTCGAATATGCGGACAAACTGTCGAGAAACCCGCCACTCCTGCATTGCGAGAAAACGGCAAGGATATTGGGCCAGTAGTTGACCAGGTCCTGGTCCTCAAGGTTTGTGAACAAGCTGTCCATTTCTGTGGCATAAAGTCTTTCCTGGTTGATCAGGTTCATGTACGACCCTTTGCCGTCACCATCGTTCCATCCATGATCTGTCACGTAAACAAGTACCAGGTCATTCTCATCTACATCTTTGTTGAAGTCGAGCGTATCAAAGACGGCAAAAATGTTGGCTCTGGTTGCAGCGTAGTCGCTGTCGTTGATCCAGTCTCCATCAAAATCCCAATCGAAGCCCCAATTCTGGAGAATGTAGATGTTGTCCGCAGTGAAACCATACTTGTTGATGAGGGTGGTGTAGAGAAAACTGAGCTCATTCAGATAGGGTTTGCAGTTCCCGCTGTTCCCGGAAATGAGCACTGCATACTTGCCTGTGATGGCAGTGGGCGCCTTCGGGGACTTAGCGATCAGTTTTCCGTGCCCCGAGCCGGAGCCGTCCGGAGGGGCGCCGAAAAGGCCACCGGAGGTACAGTGACTGGCGGCAAAAACAGGTGGCGCTTCTTCTACGCCGATTGCGAACAGAATGAGGAGAATAGTCGCAGCCGAACATAAACACGCGTCGGCACCGAATCATTTTCGCAATAGGCATCACAACCAGGGAATGAGTCGTCGAGGAGCTCTTCTTCGATCGTCACGGTACCGATAGGTCCGTGGATAGCGTCGGGTCTCACGATCATGCCGGCCGTTATCTGAGCGCCGCCGGCTATGTTCAGCGTCTCACCGAGTGCTGGATGACATTCCAGTTGCCATCCGTCGGGCAGAGTGCTCCTTGCCAGTGAGAGGTAGAGCCTCTTCGGCTCGCTATTGGGATTGGCGATTCTGAAATAAAGAGTCATTGGCTCGCCCGTCACAGACTCAGCTTTGTAATAATTCTCAACGCCAACGTGGAAGTCGCTCTCAACCCAGCCTGTCTCGATCGGACTTCCGTCTGCCTCCATTGTCACGAATATCTTCCAATATGGCTGACCGTAGGGGTTCATTCCTGGATCGGCGAAAGAAACAGGGCCTATCAATGCCGTGTCTCCTGGCGCAAGATAGCTTTGCCCCGCGCTTTCAATATATGTGAGACTTGGATCGCTGGCTGATGCAATCAGTGACGGAATTCCATAGTAGAATCTTACCAGCACATTGCTCACTGGTTCGTTTCCGGTATTATGGACTCTGGCATACAGGGCAGTAGTGCCAGAAGATGCGCCTTTAGCGCCAGCAGGGGCAAGGTTTGTAAATCCCACAATCCTGATGCCGCTCCCTCCAGACGCTCCCGTTCCTCCATCACCCCAAGCGCGCACCCCCCCCTGTCAAAGGCCGATTCGGGTCCGCGCGATTCAAACCAGCCCGTCCCATGGACACCTGGACGCCGCTCAAGGTTATTGTTTTCCCGTAGCCCTCTTCAAAATCAAAATACTGAGGCGTTTCCGTGTGCGACACGGCGTATTCATCATTTGCCTTAGCGAATTCAAATGCTTCCTTGAAGCTCACGTAGCCGTCATCATTGCTGTCAGCATCGGCCGCGTCACCTTCGGGGTGCGCGCCGTTCATTGCAACAATCCACCAATAGGCAAATGAACTGTAGTTCGTTGAACGATATGCTGCATCTGAGGCGCGGCCTCGAATGCCGGCGTAGTTCATGGAAGTTTCATCAGCTTTGCAGGCGCTGCACACAGCCCTTTTGCAATACGGTATGATTGAATCTACAAAACCCCCGGCGTCGCATTGTTCGAAAACGCCCAGGAGATGGGGCCAGTAATCGACAACGTCCTCATCTTCCAGATTTGTGAAGACGCTGTCCATTTCCGTATCCGAAAACTGCTCACCGGTGTTAAGGTAGTTGAAAAGGTTCATGTAAGACTTGTTTTTGTCCTTGTCCCTGTGTCCGTGGTCGGTCACATAGACCAGCACAAGGTCATTCTCATCAACGTCTTTGTTGTAATCAAGGGTGTCGAAGACGGCAAAAATGTTGGCTCTGGTGGCCGCATAGTCGATGTCATCTACGCCGTCACCATCCAGATCCCAGTCGGTGCCGGAGGAAGAGAGGACAAAGATGTTCTTTTTCGTGAAGCCGTACTTGTTGATGAGGGTGGTGAACAAGAAGCTGAGCTCATTCAAATACGGAGAGGGTAGGGTGAGGGGGATGAGGCTTGACCCCGGCCTAGAAGGTCAACTCGTCAACCAAGCTGCTTTCAAGAAGCACTGAAGAGAGCTTGTCGTGCAGTTCTTTTCTGCCCCGAAGCTTTGACTCGTAGATTACTTGGTCGTGCGATTTCAGGATTTTTGCATAGCTCGAGCGGAGCCCCGAGTCACAGAAGTAGTTTTTGACACTCTCCAGTGCGTCCCGGTTTTGCACAACCACGCGGTATGTGCGGGTGTGGCTTGAGATCTCCAGCCTCTTCTCGACCTTGTCAAAAACGCGGAGGATCCCCAGAGCTATGATTGTACCGACTCCGGCGACCATGTATTCTCCGATCCCCACCCCGACTCCTATCGAGGCAACAAGCCAGATTGTCGCCGCAGTAGTAAGTCCTTTTATCATCCCGCGCTGGTGGATGATTGCGCCGGCACCCAGGAATCCAACGCCGGTTACAATCTGAGCGGCAATTCTTCCTGGATCGTAGGATGAGCCGGCGATGCGTATGGAAAACATGGTGAAGAGCGTCGCGCCGAAGCAAATGAGTGTATTTGTCCGAAAGCCGGCGGGCTTGTCATGCCTCTGACGCTCGCTCCCGATCAAGCCTCCAAAGAGCACTGAAAGCAGAAGATGATAATATCTTGAAATCCCAGGTGCATTAGTTCCCTCTCGCGATTCCTTGTCCACCATATTTCCGGGTCGAAGAATTGTCAAGAAATTGCATGATGTCGTCGACAACATCCACGAATTTCTGGACAATTGCGACCGGTTCGGTGTATAATTGGTCATCTATGAGCAAAACACTCGCAGACAGAAATGGGCTAGTGGCTGCAACAGTGCTCATGTTCGTGCTGACAGCGTGGGCTGCGCCTTTGCCCCCCTGCGACGATGACTGCCATGACCAGTCTTCCACTTGTTGCCTGCTTATCTGCAACTGTCAGGGGCAGTTGGCCGGCACTGAGGCTGCGCTCTACTCTGGCGGCAGTCCAATGACTGAGTCAGGCAAAGCGGTGCCGCAGGAATTCAACCTTTCGATCGACATGTTTTCCTCTAGCTTCTTCCACCCCCCCGAGCTTTCCCTCATTTAGTCACCGGCGCGAAACCGCGCCAAGTTTTCGCAGGAATCCCAACACAATAGCAATCAAGTAAGACAGAACTGTCTCATGATACAAGGCCGGATGCTCTCTTTTGAGACTTCTGGTCTGCCCGGCGGTCTGTTAGTGAAAGCAAAGGAGTTGAGAGATGGTTTCGACAAAGAAGGTTATGCCGGCAATTGTCCAATTCCTCCAGACTCAAATTCTCCATACGCTGACGATGCTTTCGAGAAAGAAGGTTATACTGGCAATTGTCGTGCCCGCTGTCTGCGTGAGTCTTGTGGCAGCAGTAATCTATCGCGGGCGGTCCGATGGACGCGCAGGACAGGACTCACCTACACAGGCGCCGGCGTCGGGTTCCGCCGGAGTCAATGCGGCTGCGACGCATGCCGGTCACGAAGCGGAAGGCAATGCGCTGGATTGGTGCTCCGAACACCGTGTGCCTGAATCACAGTGCACACTCTGCAACCCGAAGCTTGTTGAGGGATTCAAGGCGAGAGGAGACTGGTGCGGGGGGCACAGCCTTCCCGAATCGCAATGCAGACTCTGTAATCCTGGTTTGACCTTTCCCCAGGAAATCGCACTGGAGAAAGAAAAAACTGCCCTGGGCAAGGTGTCCGTGTTCTTCCCGAAGAACAAGCCAGAGTGCGCAACAGACGGCGCTGTCATCCGCCTTGCCTCTGTTCAAACCGCTGACAGAAGCGGATTTACTTTTGAACCTGCAATTGAAACTTCGACGCCTGCTTCAATAGAAGCCCCGGCTGAGGTGGTTTACGACGCTTCAAAAACGGTTGCCCTGACCAGGCCGATACCTGTCAGCGTTACCAGGTGGAAGGTTGAACCCGGCGCATTTGTGAAACCCGGTCAGGTCATCGGTGAAGCCATCTCACCCGGGATTGCGGGCCTGAAGGCCGGGTACGTCGAGTGCCGTATCGAGCTTACCTCTGCCGGGAAGGAGCTTTCGCGAAAAGAATCACTCGTTCCAGAGGGCATCGTGAGCAAGAGTGATTGGGTCAAAGTAGAGGCCGCAGTCGAGGCGGCCAGGACCAGGCTCGCAAGTGCACGAGGCCTGCTCATTTCTGCCGGACTTTCAGACGAGGACGTCGAATTGGCCGGCAACCCGGATTTCGTAAGCTCTCGAATGCTGCTTAGAGCTCCATGTGGCGGGGTACTTCTTGAACGCACGGCTCCTCTCGGCCAGCTTATTGAGCCGGGGACATCGCTGGCCCTGATATCCGACCAAGGTTCGCTGTGGGTCGAGGCGCAGGTCGGTGAGAGAGACATCGCGCGCGTCAGGCCTGGTCAGAAGGCAGAGTTCGCTTCCGACGGCAGCCTGCTGGGGAAGACGGCGGGGCAGGTGATATGGGTATCTCAATTCCTGAATCAAACAACGAGAACCGCTACCGTGAGAGCCAGCGTGTCCACAGCGGGCGGCCGCATGCGGGCCGGCGAATACGGCAGGTTGTCTGTGAACGTGGAAGACAAGGGTCTCGCTGTGTTCGTACCGAAAGATGCGGTGCAGTGGGAAGGCTGCTGCAACGTGGTCTTTGTCAGGGAAACAGCAGACGTTTTCCGTCCCAGGAAAGTGACAATCGAACGAGGCGACTCCGGTCATTACCGCGTCACTGAGGGCGTTCAGCCGGGCGACATGGTCGTCGTTA
The Candidatus Eisenbacteria bacterium DNA segment above includes these coding regions:
- a CDS encoding Fic family protein — translated: MKSLGRDFLEQQAIPIEMGGMIQALGEFKGRQDLFHHQTPPVLESLRQVAIIESTESSNRIEGVTVAPERFKELMLRPRRPKDRSEAEILGYRNILSQIHTTPGRFAIDEMTIRKLHSEIYAQTDIPSGHWKKRDNTVEEKLPNGRWITRFVPVSARNTPSYMEELCKRFNRLWDEGRISPLLLIPAFILDFLCVHPFTDGNGRVSRLLTVLLLHQSGYGVGRYISLERLTEQSKETYYEALRMSSEGWHEDHHRLKPWWEYSLGVLIGAYREFEERVGTVTKARGAKTSFVEQAVDRLPSTFGIGDLERACPSVSRDMIRVVLNRLRKEGKLSCKSTGRKALWEKRGSNTPKRGNKRGND
- a CDS encoding FlgD immunoglobulin-like domain containing protein; translation: MLISGNSGNCKPYLNELSFLYTTLINKYGFTADNIYILQNWGFDWDFDGDWINDSDYAATRANIFAVFDTLDFNKDVDENDLVLVYVTDHGWNDGDGKGSYMNLINQERLYATEMDSLFTNLEDQDLVNYWPNILAVFSQCRSGGFLDSLSAYSKRAVCSAAKATEGSSWDGGDRGEEGRYKSNCYTAFSYYWIAAMNGAHPEGDTTRADTNDDGYVSFKEAFKYAEVNDEYADAGSETPQYVEYGKGYGSRITLDGDELPILWAGMCRADPGRAMSGGEGAWGDGGSGSGSGSGIKVNEAGGLSPGVDGKQGLYTTAELYARVHNSGTMHVNNILVRFYYGTPSTIASAADTSLHYVGSASWSYLAPGDTALVGPVLFMNPGMNCFGQPHWKIFATMEANGSPIESGWLTDDFHVGIENYHKAESMAGEPMELRFRVSNPETQAKRIVLSLARNTLPEGWQLECYPALGETLDVAGRAEMTAVVTVRPDGIHGPTGVVTIEEELLNPFAGCDSYCQNDSIPTRVYEGGFIMTTGGISFEVKAPYEPTEVTRDEPAAPSASERLTWKVSPAYPNPSGDGVSLDYSMPFKSPVTVTIFDVAGRLIRRSDLGTKGPGTYSFTWDGTDMAGRKLATGIYLLRFKTKETTADQRVVLVR
- a CDS encoding C13 family peptidase, which codes for MFTTLINKYGFTKKNIFVLSSSGTDWDLDGDGVDDIDYAATRANIFAVFDTLDYNKDVDENDLVLVYVTDHGHRDKDKNKSYMNLFNYLNTGEQFSDTEMDSVFTNLEDEDVVDYWPHLLGVFEQCDAGGFVDSIIPYCKRAVCSACKADETSMNYAGIRGRASDAAYRSTNYSSFAYWWIVAMNGAHPEGDAADADSNDDGYVSFKEAFEFAKANDEYAVSHTETPQYFDFEEGYGKTITLSGVQVSMGRAGLNRADPNRPLTGGGARLG
- a CDS encoding MgtC/SapB family protein, translated to MTILRPGNMVDKESREGTNAPGISRYYHLLLSVLFGGLIGSERQRHDKPAGFRTNTLICFGATLFTMFSIRIAGSSYDPGRIAAQIVTGVGFLGAGAIIHQRGMIKGLTTAATIWLVASIGVGVGIGEYMVAGVGTIIALGILRVFDKVEKRLEISSHTRTYRVVVQNRDALESVKNYFCDSGLRSSYAKILKSHDQVIYESKLRGRKELHDKLSSVLLESSLVDELTF
- a CDS encoding efflux RND transporter periplasmic adaptor subunit, translated to MVSTKKVMPAIVQFLQTQILHTLTMLSRKKVILAIVVPAVCVSLVAAVIYRGRSDGRAGQDSPTQAPASGSAGVNAAATHAGHEAEGNALDWCSEHRVPESQCTLCNPKLVEGFKARGDWCGGHSLPESQCRLCNPGLTFPQEIALEKEKTALGKVSVFFPKNKPECATDGAVIRLASVQTADRSGFTFEPAIETSTPASIEAPAEVVYDASKTVALTRPIPVSVTRWKVEPGAFVKPGQVIGEAISPGIAGLKAGYVECRIELTSAGKELSRKESLVPEGIVSKSDWVKVEAAVEAARTRLASARGLLISAGLSDEDVELAGNPDFVSSRMLLRAPCGGVLLERTAPLGQLIEPGTSLALISDQGSLWVEAQVGERDIARVRPGQKAEFASDGSLLGKTAGQVIWVSQFLNQTTRTATVRASVSTAGGRMRAGEYGRLSVNVEDKGLAVFVPKDAVQWEGCCNVVFVRETADVFRPRKVTIERGDSGHYRVTEGVQPGDMVVVNGSYLLKTELRKSSIGAGCCGLEAE